From one Solanum lycopersicum chromosome 12, SLM_r2.1 genomic stretch:
- the LOC104644305 gene encoding LOW QUALITY PROTEIN: pathogenesis-related protein R major form (The sequence of the model RefSeq protein was modified relative to this genomic sequence to represent the inferred CDS: inserted 1 base in 1 codon), translating into MHFLKFFPLFVFLYFGQYNLYVTHAATFDIXNRCTYPVWAGASPGGGRRLDSGQTWNINVNPGTTQARIWGRTNCNFDGSGRGKCETGDCNGLLECQGYGSPPNTLAEFALNQPNNLDFVDISLVDGFNIPMEFSPINGGCRNLLCNAPINDQCPNELRAPGGCNNPCTVFKTNEFCCTNGPGSCGPTDFSRFFKQRCPDAYSYPQDDPTSLFTCPAGTNYKVVFCP; encoded by the exons atgcattttctcaagtttttccccctttttgtcTTCCTTTACTTTGGTCAATACAATTTGTATGTCACTCATGCTGCCACTTTTGACA ACAATCGATGCACCTACCCGGTCTGGGCCGGTGCCTCCCCTGGGGGAGGTAGACGACTTGACTCGGGTCAAACTTGGAACATTAATGTGAATCCAGGAACAACCCAGGCTCGCATTTGGGGCCGAACCAATTGTAACTTTGATGGTAGTGGCCGAGGCAAATGCGAGACTGGAGATTGTAATGGGCTGTTAGAATGTCAAGGTTATGGTAGTCCACCCAATACTTTAGCCGAATTTGCTCTAAATCAGCCCAATAACTTGGATTTTGTCGATATTTCTCTAGTCGATGGATTCAATATTCCTATGGAATTCAGCCCAATCAACGGTGGGTGTCGTAATCTCCTATGCAACGCACCTATTAATGATCAATGTCCAAACGAATTACGGGCACCCGGCGGGTGTAACAACCCGTGCACGGTTTTCAAGACGAATGAATTTTGTTGTACAAATGGGCCAGGGTCATGTGGTCCTACTGATTTTTCGAGATTTTTCAAACAAAGATGCCCAGATGCTTATAGTTATCCACAAGATGATCCAACAAGTTTGTTTACATGTCCTGCTGGAACAAATTACAAGGTTGTCTTTTGCCCTTGA
- the LOC101259133 gene encoding thaumatin-like protein, giving the protein MSFIKSFFISFYIMNSHFLNQANAIIDIQNNCPFTIWAAAVPGGGRRLEYGDTWKIEPDMTTSSTKKGRIWGRTNCNFDSLRRGQCQTGDCNGLLECQTFSSTPPNTLAEYALNQFNDADFIGISLVNGFNIPMEFSPVFADECSTRIRCTADIIGQCPNELRTPGGCNNPCTIFKTGEYCCTFGNCGPTNYSKFFKDRCSTSYSYPSDDLSSLFTCPSGTIYKIVFCPLCIIHKYIFLT; this is encoded by the coding sequence ATGAGCTTCATTAAATCCTTCTTCATATCCTTCTATATTATGAATTCTCATTTCTTAAATCAAGCAAACGCAATAATCGACATACAAAATAATTGTCCTTTTACCATATGGGCAGCAGCCGTCCCCGGTGGGGGACGACGACTCGAGTATGGTGATACATGGAAAATCGAGCCAGACATGACCACAAGCTCAACTAAAAAAGGTCGTATTTGGGGTCGTACCAATTGTAATTTTGACTCATTAAGGCGCGGGCAATGTCAGACGGGGGATTGCAATGGACTACTCGAATGTCAAACTTTTAGTAGTACACCCCCAAACACTTTGGCTGAATACGCTTTGAATCAATTCAATGATGCTGATTTTATAGGCATATCTCTTGTTAATGGTTTCAATATCCCAATGGAATTTAGTCCTGTGTTCGCGGATGAGTGCTCTACTAGGATCAGATGCACCGCGGACATCATAGGACAATGTCCAAATGAATTAAGGACACCTGGAGGATGTAACAATCCTTGTACGATTTTCAAGACTGGCGAATATTGTTGTACGTTTGGAAATTGTGGTCCGACTAATTATTCGAAGTTTTTTAAGGATAGATGTTCAACTTCTTATAGTTATCCTTCTGATGATTTAAGTAGTCTTTTTACTTGTCCTAGCGGAACTATCTATAAAATTGTCTTTTGTCCGTtatgcataatacataaatatatttttttaacttga
- the LOC104645134 gene encoding thaumatin-like protein, with protein MSNRIINFFIFFYVIIFHLFSIQADSTIDIHNNCPFTVWAAAVPHSRGGRQLEYGETWKIEVNTTNNGRIWGRTNCNFDSLGKGQCQTGDCNGLLECEGNGKPPTTLAEYTLNQFNNNDFLDISLLDGFNIPMEFSPMSADECSVRIRCTADIIGQCPNELRTPGGCNNPCTVFKMNVYCCTSGNCGPTNYSRFFKDRCLTSYSYSRDDSSSTFTCPNGTSYKVVFCP; from the coding sequence ATGAGTAATCGTATCatcaatttcttcatatttttctatgttataatttttcatcTCTTCTCAATACAAGCAGACTCAACAATCGACATACATAACAATTGTCCCTTCACGGTATGGGCAGCAGCCGTCCCCCACAGCCGCGGGGGACGACAACTAGAGTACGGTGAAACATGGAAAATCGAGGTAAACACAACTAATAACGGTCGTATTTGGGGCCGAACCAATTGTAATTTTGACTCATTAGGCAAGGGTCAATGTCAAACGGGGGATTGCAATGGACTACTCGAATGTGAAGGTAATGGTAAACCCCCAACAACTTTAGCTGAATACACTTTAAACCAATTCAACAATAATGATTTCTTGGATATATCTCTTCTTGATGGTTTCAACATCCCAATGGAATTTAGTCCTATGTCCGCGGACGAGTGTTCTGTCAGGATCAGATGCACTGCGGACATCATAGGACAATGTCCGAATGAATTAAGGACACCTGGAGGATGCAACAACCCTTGTACTGTTTTCAAGATGAATGTTTATTGTTGTACGTCTGGAAATTGTGGTCCGACCAACTATTCGAGGTTTTTTAAGGATAGATGTTTAACTTCTTATAGTTATTCTAGAGATGATTCAAGTAGTACATTTACTTGTCCTAATGGAACTAGCTATAAAGTCGTATTTTGtccataa